One Sphaeramia orbicularis chromosome 21, fSphaOr1.1, whole genome shotgun sequence DNA window includes the following coding sequences:
- the LOC115411932 gene encoding uncharacterized protein LOC115411932: MMKFQSISFFLMVLMFRMNRAFLLLIHLLSFNIFADSSDVSNVQVFRGQSITFSCNKSIGNLTQVVWNNSRYMYVHDRSKNTTSNFTHHRFNIDTNFSNSTLTIIKAEDEDAGLYSCTLSGKRGTKVFTWNLTVTENPKGKELSGSWHLYTLLPISGLLLLGFSLFICLCLKRKRRSSNQESVQNRTLCPDPQATYAEIQMVVPQSHNDSDQWFSNRQRSRYMERLNSIYDPIR; the protein is encoded by the exons ATGATGAAGTTCCAGTCAATCTCTTTCTTTTTGATGGTTCTCATGTTCAGGATGAATCGGGCATTTCTGCTCCTCATTCATTTGTTATCATTCAACATCTTTGCAG ATTCATCTGACGTCAGTAACGTACAAGTGTTCAGAGGACAATCCATCACTTTCTCCTGCAACAAATCCATTGGAAATCTAACACAAGTGGTCTGGAACAACAGCAGATATATGTATGTTCATGACAGATCAAAGAATACTACTTCAAATTTTACTCATCATAGATTTAACATAGACACAAACTTTTCAAACTCAACATTGACCATAATTAAAGCTGAAGATGAAGATGCTGGACTCTACAGCTGTACTTTAAGTGGCAAAAGAGGTACAAAGGTTTTTACATGGAATTTAACTGTGACTGAGAATCCCAAAGGTAAAG AACTCAGTGGATCATGGCATTTGTACACATTACTCCCTATAAGTGGTTTGCTTCTTCTTGGCTTCTCTTTGTTCATCTGTCTCTGCCT AAAACGTAAGCGTAGGTCATCAAACCAGGAATCAGTACAAAACAGAACACTGTGTCCAGATCCACAAGCTACATATGCAGAAATACAG ATGGTGGTTCCTCAGTCACACAACGACAGTGACCAGTGGTTCAGTAACAGGCAGAGGAGTCGGTACATGGAGAGGCTCAATTCAATTTATGATCCCATCAGATGA